The following coding sequences lie in one Paraburkholderia largidicola genomic window:
- a CDS encoding HisA/HisF-related TIM barrel protein has product MQVIPVLDLLDGHAVRAIRGDRANYRPIQSSLCATSEPLPVARALVAATAAPALYVADLGAIMSREADPSTVAALAANLAHPHAHIGPHSGPFEIWLDAGFADFPSMLAHLARIATATGPTETRIVPVFGSESLHSLDALREAEAAGYAPILSLDHRGRELIAAPELAQALRSPASWPSRVIVMTLDQVGADAGPDLETFNLIHAQAGQRPVIGAGGIRHRDDLDAAARNGAHAWLIASALHDGRLRTAQTTRSDAAA; this is encoded by the coding sequence ATGCAGGTGATCCCGGTTCTCGATCTGCTCGACGGCCACGCAGTGCGCGCGATACGCGGCGACCGCGCGAACTATCGACCCATCCAGTCATCGCTGTGCGCGACGAGCGAGCCGCTGCCCGTCGCGCGCGCGCTCGTTGCCGCGACGGCCGCGCCTGCGCTGTACGTCGCGGACCTCGGCGCAATCATGTCGCGCGAAGCCGATCCGTCGACAGTGGCCGCGCTCGCCGCGAACCTCGCGCATCCGCATGCGCATATCGGGCCACACAGCGGCCCGTTCGAAATCTGGCTCGACGCGGGCTTCGCCGATTTCCCGTCGATGCTTGCCCATCTCGCGCGCATCGCCACGGCAACCGGCCCCACGGAAACCCGCATCGTCCCCGTGTTCGGCTCCGAGTCGCTGCACTCGCTCGACGCGCTGCGCGAAGCCGAAGCGGCCGGCTACGCGCCCATCCTGTCGCTCGATCATCGCGGCCGAGAGCTGATCGCGGCCCCCGAACTCGCGCAGGCACTACGCTCGCCGGCGTCATGGCCGTCGCGCGTGATCGTCATGACGCTCGATCAGGTCGGCGCCGACGCCGGCCCCGACCTCGAGACGTTCAACCTGATCCACGCGCAAGCGGGCCAGCGCCCGGTCATCGGCGCAGGCGGTATCCGCCATCGCGACGATCTCGATGCAGCCGCACGCAACGGCGCGCATGCATGGCTGATCGCATCGGCCCTTCACGACGGCAGGCTTCGCACCGCGCAAACAACGCGCTCAGACGCCGCAGCGTGA
- a CDS encoding formylmethanofuran dehydrogenase — MHESTSPSTSNVTHANATSAADGPLPSVSTTHDWTCPFCPLLCDDIEAHVSRDQTIAAPATQCARLADALTRHDASDNVCSPAVDGAPVSLDTALDAAAAVLAQARRPLFGGCATDIAGARALYALAAGCGAILDSLHGDALSASTLALQDRGAFFTTLSEVRSRADLLIVFACQPSAQHPRFYERIASGTSMQREIRFVCCDTDPAASQADDTRSTSLLADASPHDVLALWSAIAEGRTAESFDDGAGIATALASLMARIAEARYTAFVIEPAELPQPHAALLIEALHRIVKAINRTSRAGVLTLGGADGTLSVNQTITWLSGFPLRTRVSKPDRPPGTAPLDHDPYRYRTERLLAAGEADALLWTASFDTHPPPSTLDANTPLIVLGTPALGSAPDLQTRRAKTIFIPVATPGIDSDGHLFRVDTSVVVPLHAARHVALPTVAFIATHLAEALATRAAQARSPA; from the coding sequence ATGCACGAGTCCACGTCCCCCTCCACGTCCAACGTCACGCACGCCAACGCGACATCGGCCGCCGATGGGCCATTGCCATCCGTTTCGACGACTCACGACTGGACCTGCCCCTTCTGCCCGCTGCTGTGCGACGACATCGAGGCCCACGTCTCACGCGATCAGACGATCGCCGCGCCCGCCACGCAATGCGCGCGGCTCGCCGATGCGCTGACGCGCCATGACGCCAGCGACAACGTCTGCTCGCCTGCCGTCGACGGCGCCCCCGTGTCACTCGATACCGCGCTCGATGCAGCCGCCGCCGTACTCGCGCAGGCACGCAGGCCGCTCTTTGGCGGCTGCGCAACGGATATTGCCGGTGCACGCGCGCTCTATGCGCTCGCTGCCGGCTGCGGCGCGATCCTCGATTCGCTGCATGGCGACGCGCTGAGCGCCTCGACGCTGGCGCTACAGGATCGCGGCGCGTTCTTCACGACCTTGTCCGAAGTGCGTTCGCGCGCCGATCTGCTGATCGTGTTTGCTTGCCAGCCTTCCGCGCAGCATCCGCGCTTTTACGAGCGCATTGCGAGCGGCACGTCGATGCAGCGCGAGATCCGCTTCGTCTGTTGCGACACCGATCCGGCCGCCAGTCAGGCTGACGACACGCGCAGCACTTCGCTTCTAGCCGATGCTTCGCCGCACGACGTGCTCGCGCTGTGGTCGGCTATTGCCGAAGGCCGCACAGCCGAATCGTTCGATGACGGCGCGGGCATCGCGACAGCACTCGCTTCGTTGATGGCGCGCATCGCCGAAGCGCGCTACACGGCGTTCGTGATCGAGCCGGCCGAACTGCCGCAGCCGCATGCAGCGCTGCTGATCGAGGCGCTGCACCGGATCGTCAAGGCGATCAACCGCACGAGCCGCGCGGGCGTCCTGACGCTCGGCGGCGCAGACGGCACGCTGAGCGTCAACCAGACCATCACGTGGCTGTCGGGCTTTCCGTTGCGCACGCGCGTGTCGAAGCCCGACCGGCCGCCGGGCACGGCGCCGCTCGACCACGATCCTTATCGCTATCGCACTGAACGTCTGCTGGCTGCGGGCGAAGCGGATGCGTTGCTGTGGACGGCCAGCTTCGACACGCATCCACCACCCTCCACGCTCGACGCAAACACGCCCCTGATCGTGCTCGGCACGCCCGCACTCGGCTCTGCGCCCGATCTGCAAACGCGCAGAGCAAAGACGATCTTCATTCCCGTCGCGACGCCCGGTATCGACAGCGACGGTCATCTGTTTCGCGTTGATACATCCGTCGTCGTGCCCCTGCATGCGGCGCGGCATGTTGCGCTGCCAACGGTTGCGTTCATCGCGACGCATCTTGCCGAGGCGCTCGCGACACGCGCCGCGCAGGCACGGAGCCCGGCATGA